The Caldilineales bacterium DNA segment ATGATCAGATCAGGCAGCTTTATCTCGAAGAAATGCCGCGCCGTGAAGATGAGGATGGGCACACTCGCCTGGACGCGCATGCCGCGTCGATCAGCTATGATCTCGACTGAAGGTTTCGCGTCGGCGAGGGCCGTCTGGTAGATGCGCTCCTGATCGAGCAGATCGCCCTGCCCATTGACAGTGATCAACGTATCGCGCTGCGTTAAGCCACCGTTATTAACTCCCGACCACCATGGCGGAGTCGCTTCATCAATCTGCCACGTATTGACTCCTAGGTTGTGCATTAGCATATAGCCCCCAAAAGGCCGGCCGATGTCGTGCCACAAGTTCACCGCGCCGGCGATGTCGGCCCAGAGGGTCAGCGCCAGCAGCGCCGGCAGCCAATAGCGGCGCCACAACGCCTTCAAGCGGGCGAAACCGGTCATTGGGACGGCATTCACGCCCTCTGACCTCGCAGATCGCAGATCATAAGCGCTTTGGCCAGCAGCACCGCCCGGCGCAGGTGGCGGGGCGCATCACTCAGTCCCAACTTGTTGTAGATACGACTGATATAGTTCTCTACGGTCTTCAGCTCAAGGACGAGCGATTGGGCGATGCCTTCGTTGCTGTGCGCTGCCGCCAGCCGCCTTGCCACTTCGTGTTCGCGCTGGGTAAGCTCGTGTAGCAGGGCGATGACCGTCTCGACATAGTGCAACTCTTCCGGCGTCAGATGGCGGAGAATCTGCTCGGCCAAGGCATGGGTGTTCGTCACCTCGTCATCGATGATCACTCCGCCGGCCATGACGGCGTGTAAAGCCTCCAACAACGCCGCCGGCCGGCAACCCTTGAGCTTGTAGGCGACGCCCCGGCAGCCGTCCCCGATCATCTCCCGGATTTCGCCGCCGCGATCCTCATAAGCCGAAAAGAGCACGACGCCAAAAGCCGGATCTGCCGCCTTGATCTGTCTGACCAACCGGATGCCCTGGCTGTGATTCAGTTGGACTTTGTGGCCGGAGGCGGCGGGGATGGCGATATCGATGACGGCCGCAGCGAAAGGTGGAGCGGCTGTGCCTGCCGCGGCGAACATCTGCCAGGCAGTGGCGGCGTCGCCGGCTTCGCGGGCGGCAAAGCCCTCTTGTTCAAGATAGAGACGCACGCCTTCACGGTTGAAGGCGTCGTCATCGACCAGGAGAATGGTGGGGGGAGAGGAGGGGGAAGGACTCATCGTTCGTGGAAGTCAGTGAGGAAAGGTGCGACGCACTTTGCAAGTGCGTCGCACCCGAACGAAAACGCCCGCGCATCAACACGGATGGCGCGGGCGAGAGGGTTGGCGTGTGTCGTTGTCTTCGTCTGGCTTCCGATTGGCGAGAGGAAGGACAGCGAAGGGCGCCGGCGGCGGGAGAGCGAGGCCGCCGACGGCAAACGCGGGGGAATCTATCACACGCTGGTAGGAACGCCAAATTCGATCAGGACAATCCACATCGCTGGTCCAAACTTGACATATCTTCGCCTTTAAGCGACAATACGGACATGGAACCGTCCGAACGCGAACTGCGCATCCTTATTCTGCGCGACGGCAGATCACCCTTCAAGGACTGGATGCGGTCGCTGCGTGATAGACCAACGCAAGCCCGCATCCAAAATCGTATCGACCGGTTGCGGCTGGGGGCCTTTGGTGATTCGCGAGGCGTAGGTGGCGGCGTATTCGAGTTGCGCATTCATTTTGGACCAGGTTATCGCGTCTATTTTGCCGTGCACGGCGCGCAAGTAATCCTTTTGCTGTGTGGTGGTGATAAGAGCACGCAAGTGCGTGACATCGCTGCTGCCCAGCGTTACTGGCAGGAGTTTTTGGCCGATGAGAACTGAAAGTTACGACGAATTCCTACAAGAACAACTCCGTGATCCTGAGTTGGCCGCCGAGTACCTCACGGTCGCTGCCGAAGAAGGTTCAGCCGAGTTGTTTCTGATTGCCCTGCGCAACGTGACCGAAGCGCAAGGCGGCATCGCTGAGATTGCCGCGGCGACGCATCTGAACCGCCAGACGATGTACCGGACGCTGTCGAGCGAAGGCAACCCCACCCTTTCGACCCTACTGTCGATTTTGCGCGCCGTCGGCCTGAATCTGTCATTCAAGCCGGCGACTTCAACTTAAGCAGCGGTCGGAGCGCTGCGAGCGCTCCGACCGCTATCTTCCTTCTTCCTATCCCCTCATCACCGCCGGATCCGGCCGCCACGAACCCAGCACCTTCATGTAGTTCGCCCGCTCGAAGGCCGCCGGCTCGGCGCAGTGGATCTGGCTCATGCTGCCGCGCATCTCGGCCACCGACTCGTACTCGTGCCCGGCCATCCACGCCTGCACCTCGGCCAGCATCTCGCCCACGCGCCCCAGCCCGTGCTCCAATAACTCGGAAGCCAGCATGGTCACGTTCGCCCCGGCCATGATCCCCTTCAACACATCCTCGGACGTACGCACACCGCCGGTAAGGGCAAAATCGGCCTGCACACGGCCAAAGAGGATGGCGATCCAGCGCAGGGGGACGCGCATGGCATAGGGATTGCTCAGCACCAGGTGAGGGACGACCTCCAGGTTCTCCAGGTCGAGGTCGGGCTGGTAAAAGCGGTTGAACAGGACCAGCCCATCGGCTCCGGCCGCGGCCAGGCGATAGCACATATTGGCCGTGGCGCTGAAATAGGGGCTGATCTTGACGGCAATGGGGATGCGCACCGTCCGCCGCACATCCCGCACCACGTTCAGATACATCTCCTCCACGGCGGCGCTGGTCATGGCCGGATCGGTGGGGATGTAGTAGATGTTGAGTTCCAGGGCGTCGGCCCCGGCCTCCTCGATCCTGCGGGCGTACTCGATCCAGCCGCCGGTCGAGACGCCGTTCAGGCTGCCGATGATGGGGATATCGACCGCGGTCTTGGCCTGTTTGATCAGCCTGAGATACTCGCCCGGCCCGACGTTGAAGTGCCCCAAGTCGGGGAAATAGTGCAGCGCCTCGGCGAAGCTCTCGGTGCCGTAGGTCAGGTAATGGTCGAGCTGGTGGCTCTCCAGGTTGATCTGTTCCTCGAACAGCGAGTACATGACGATGGCGCCAACGCCCGCCTCGGCCAGGGCGCGAATCCCGCGCAGGCTCCTGGAGATGGGCGAGGCCGCGGCGACGATGGGGTTCTTCAGCCTCAGGCCGAGATAGGTGGTTGTCAGATCAGTCATCGTTGACCTCCTTTTGGGAACGTGAAACGTGAGGCGTGAAACGTGAAGTCAGTTCACGCCTCACGTTTCACTCGTCACGCATCAATTAGCCGCCGCCAGTTGCTCGTACGCCTGCCATCGCTCCGCCACCACCTTTTGCGCTTCGGCCAGGAAGTGCTCGGCGGCTTCGGGATTGCTCTGGAACAGCATACGGTAGCGGGCTTCGTTCATGATGTAATCGCGCAGGTGCGCGGTGGGAGCTTTGGAATCGAGTTGGAGAGGGTTCTTGCCCTCGGCGCGCAGCCGGGGATCGTGGCGATACAGCGGCCAGTAGCCGGTCTGCACGGCCAGCTTCTGCTGATCCATGCCGCGGGCCATGTCGATGCCGTGGGCGATGCAGTGGCTGTAGGCGATGATCAGCGAGGGGCCGTCGTACGATTCCCCCTCGATGAACGCCTTGACCGTTTGAGCATCGTTGGCGCCCATGGCCACCTGCGCCACGTAGACATAGCCGTAATCGGCGGCCAGTTTGCCCAGGTCTTTCTTGGGCGTGGGCTTGCCGCCGGCGGCGAACTTGGCCACCGCGCCCATCGGCGTCGCTTTCGAGGCCTGGCCGCCGGTGTTGGAATAGACTTCGGTGTCGAGCACCAGCACGTTGACATTGCGCCCGGAAGCCAGGACGTGATCCAGCCCGCCGTAACCGATGTCGTAGGCCCAGCCGTCGCCGCCGATGATCCAGACATTGCGCTTGACCAGCACATCTGCCAGGGAGAGGAGATCGGAGACTTGTCCTGAGCGCAGCCGAAGGATCGGAGATCGGAGATTGGAATCTCTCATCTCCAATCTCTTCTTTCCTAAAACCTCCTTCAGCAACGCCACCCGCTCTCGCTGAGCCTGGATGCCGGCTTCGTCGCTTTGGTCGGCGGTCAGGAGGGCGCCGGCCAGGTCGGGGCCGATGAGGTCGCGCAGGCGCTCCACCAGGCCGCGGGCGTAGTCGTTCTGCTTGTCCAGCGCCAGGCGCATACCCAGCCCGAACTCGGCGTTGTCCTCGAACAGCGAATTGCTCCAGGCCGGGCCGCGGCCATCTTTGTTCACCGACCAGGGCGTGGTGGGCAGGTTGCCGCCGTAGATGCTGGAGCAGCCGGTGGCGTTGGCGATCACGGCCCGGTCGCCAAAGAGCTGGCTCACCAGCTTGACATAGGGCGTCTCGCCGCAGCCGGCGCAGGCGCCGGAGAACTCGAACAGCGGCGTCAGCAACTGCACGTTCTTGACATTATTGAAATGTAGGGGCGGGGTCTCCCCGCCCACTCCCCCACCCACTCCCCCGCCCACTCCCCCGCCCACTCCCCCACCCCCGCCGCGGGGGAAGTCGGGCAGGTCCAGGAAGTAATCCCAGTGGATGCGACCCTGTTCGCGCAGCGGCGGTTGCGGGGCCATGTTGATCGCCTTGCGCCCGACCTTCTGCTTGTTCTTGGCCGGGCAGACTTCGACGCACAGTGTGCAGCCGGTGCAGTCCTCCACCGCCACTTGCAGGGTGTACTTTTGCCCTTCCAGTTCCTTCCAGCGCGCCGGCGAGGAGAGGAAACCGGCGGGGGCGCCGGCCAGGGCGTCGGGGGCGACGATCTTGCTGCGGATGACGGCGTGCGGGCAGACGAGCACGCACTTGCCGCACTGGATGCACACATCCGGGTCCCAGACCGGAATTTCGAGGGCGATGTTGCGTCGTTCCCAGCGCGAGGTAGCGCTGGGGTAAGTGCCGTCGATCGGCATGGCGCTGACGGGCAGCAGGTCGCCCTCGCCGGCGATCATCCTGGCCGTCACTTGCTGGACGAAGGCCGGGGCCGCAGCCGGGACGGGCGGGGGCAGGGCGGCGGTGCTGGTCAGGCGGCCGGGGATCGTCGCCTGGTAGAGTTGGGCCAGGGTGGCATCCACCGCCTCGAAGTTCTTCTGTACAATGGCCTCGCCGCGCTTGCCATAGGTCTTCTCGATGGCGTGTTTGATCTCGGCGATGGCCTCGTCGCGGGGCAGGACGCCGCTAATGGCGAAGAAGCAGGTCTGCATGATCGTGTTGATCCGCACGCCCATGCCCGTCTGCCGGGCCACGCTGTAGGCGTCGATCACATACAGCTTCAGTCCTTTGGCGATGATCTGTTCCTGCACCGGGCGCGGGAGCTGATCCCAGACCTCATCGGGGCCATAGACCGAATTCAGCAGCACCACCGCGCCCTGCTCGGCGTTGGCCAGCACGTCGTATCGCTCCAGGAAGTTCCACTGGTGGACGGCGATGAAGTTGGCGCGGTTGATCAGATAGGTGGAGTGGATGGGGCGGGGGCCAAAGCGCAGGTGCGAGATGGTGCGGGCGCCCGATTTCTTGGAGTCGTAGACGAAATAGCCCTGGGCATGGTTGGGCGTTTCTTCGCCGATGATTTTGATCGAGTTTTTGTTTGCGCCCACGGTGCCATCCGCGCCCAGGCCCCAGAACATGGCCCGCACGGTGTCCTTCGGTTCGATGTCGAAGGCGGGGTCGAAATCGAGGCTGGTATGGCTGACATCATCGAGGATGCCGACCGTGAAATGGTTTTTGGGGGTGGCTTTGGCCAGCTCGTCGAAGACGGCCTTGACCATGGCCGGGGTGAATTCTTTGGAGGAGAGGCCGTAGCGACCGCCGATGAGGGATTGGAGATTTGTCCTGAGCGCAGCCGAAGGATCGGAGATTGGAGATTGGAGATTGGCGGCGCCGTTCGAGCCGTAGCGGGCTTCGCTGATGGCGGTGGTCACGTCCTGGTAGAGCGGCTCGCCGGCGGAACCCGGTTCTTTGCAGCGGTCGAGTACGGCAATGGCGCGCACAGTGGGCGGGAGTGCAGCCAGGAAGTGGTGGGCCGAGAACGGGCGATACAGCCGCACCTTGACCAGACCGACTTTCTCGCCCTGGGCGTTGAGATAGTCTACCGTTTCCTCCACCGCCTCGGCGCCGGAGCCCATGATCACGAGCACGCGCTCGGCATCGGCCGCGCCCACATAGTCGAAGAGGTGGTACTGCCGCCCCACCAGCCCGGCAAACCTGTCCATCGCCGCCTGGACGATGCCGGGGACGGCTTTGTAAAAGGGGTTGACCGTCTCCCGCGCCTGGAAATAGACATCGGGGTTCTGGGCGGTGCCGCGGATGAAGGGGCGTTCGGGTGAGAGCGCCCGCGCCCGGTGGGCGCGCACCAGGTCATCGTCGATCATGGCGCGCATGTCATCTTCCGTCAGTTGCTCTACCTTCATGACCTCGTGTGAGGTGCGGAAGCCGTCGAAGATATGGAGGAAGGGCACGCGGGCCTGCAGGGTGGCGGCCTGGGCGATGAGGGCGAAGTCCATCACTTCCTGCACGGTGTTCGAGAACAACATCGCCCAGCCGGTGGAGCGGGCGGCCATGACATCACTGTGATCGCCGAAGATGGAGAGGCCCTGGGCGGCCAGCGAGCGGGCGGCGATGTGGAAGACGGCGCTGGTCAGTTCGCCCGCGATCTTGAACATGTTGGGGATCATCAACAGCAGACCCTGGCTGGCGGTGAAGGTGGTGGTCAGGCTGCCGGTTTGCAGCGCGCCGTGCACCGCCCCGGCCGCGCCGGCCTCGGACTGCATCTCCTGCACCAGGGGGATGGCGCCCCAGATATTGGCTTGTCCTTCCGCCGTCCACTGATCGGCCCATTCGCCCATGGCCGAAGAAGGGGTGATCGGATAGATGGCGATGACCTCATTGGTCTTGTGGGCGACATAGGCGGCGGCCTCGTTGCCGTCCAGGGTGATGCGTGATCGTGACATTTGCTATCTCCTTACGATATGCGACAATAACCACAATCCCCATTGTAGGTCTGTCTTCCGGCCTGCGCCCTGATCTAGGTCATGTTTACGGGGCAATTTTGTTTGCTCAAGACCTAGCAGCGACTGGCTTACCGACTTTAACCCCGACCTGGCCTATCCTCTGGGGAGCAGATAAGTAGACAAGGAAACAAGTAGACAAGGTTGAGCAGTCAACGACCGAGCCGCCAATCGTCACGCATCACGCATCACTCCTCACTCACCCATGTTCAATTCTACCTCCGCCGTCGCCAAGGCCCTCACCGCCCAAAACTATATCCCCTCCGAAAGCATCTGCACCGTGCTGTACCTGGCCGAGCACCTGTGCAAACCCGTGCTGGCCGAAGGCCCGGCCGGCGTGGGCAAGACCGAGCTGGCCAAGGTCTGGGCCACGGCTTCCGGCAGCCGGCTCATCCGCCTGCAATGCTACGAGGGCCTGGACGAGACCAAGGCCCTCTACGAGTGGGAGTACGCCAAGCAGATGCTCTACACCCAGCTTCTGCGCGACAAGCTGGGCGACCTCATGGCCGACGCCCGCAGCCTGCGCGAGGCCGCCGACCGCATCGGCGCCGAGGAGGAGGTCTTCTTCTCCGAACGTTTCCTGCTCCCCCGGCCGCTGCTGGCGGCGCTGACCTCGGACGAGCCGGTGGTGCTGCTGATCGACGAGATCGACCGCGCCGACGCCGAGTTCGAGGCCTTCCTGCTCGAAGTCCTGAGCGATTTCCAGATCTCGGTGCCGGAGTTGGGCACCATCCGGGCCAAACACCAGCCGATGGTCGTCCTCACCTCCAACAACACCCGCGAGTTGTCCGAAGCGCTCAAGCGCCGCTGTCTCTACCTCTTCCTCGACTACCCCACGCCCGAAGCCGAGCTGCGCATCGTCCGCCTGAAGGTGCCCGGCCTGGCGCCTGAACTGGCCCGGCAGGCGGTGGATCTGGTGCAACAGTTGCGGCGGATGGACCTGAAGAAACACCCCTCGATCTCCGAGACCCTGGACTGGGCGCGGGCGCTGCTCATGCTCAACGCCGCGGAACTGGACGACCAGACCCTGGAATCCACCATCACCGTCCTCCTCAAACACGAAACCGACATCACCCGCGCCCGCCGCCAGATCCAGCGCCGCGGCAGCAGCCCTGGCCCCGGCCCCATGCAAATGCCCCCCTCGCGACGGAATTGATCTTGCGCCGCTACACGAAGTAGAATGGGGTCACTCACAAGATGAGGTAACGATTGATGGCTCCGACAATTACCGTGGGTCTCGATGAATTGGAACTGGTTGTCCGGCGTGCGTTGAGGAAGGAACTGGCGCAGTTTGTGACCCAGAGGCGCACCTCCATTCTTCACGACTGGGATCAGGAAGGGCCAGAGGATGATGTGGCAGATGAGGCCCTGGCCGCAGAGGCTTTGGCCATTCTGGAGCGATACCGGAAGGATCGCACGGGCTGGCAGAAGTGGGAAGACTTCGAGGCCGAACTTGACGCAGCCGAGGCGGCAGGTGAGCTACCAAATTGAAGTGCCGGCGTCGGTCAAGAAGGATATTCGGTCGCTTCCAGGCTATGTGCGCGCAGAGGCGAGGGTCTTGATTCGAGAACTTGCATTAGATCCGAGACCGGCTCGAAGCAAAGAATTGCGCGGCAAACCGAATATCTATCGCATCTGGTTGGCCGGTAGGTGGAGGATTGCCTATCACATCGACGACGAAGCGCGAGTCATCGTTGTCTTGCGGGTGGAGAGAAAGGAATCGATCTACTACGAAGGTCTGGAGTTCATGGGTTAGCCAAAACAACCTGCCCTTTTTATCACCGGCGATCACGTTTCACGCCTCACGCCTCACTTCTCACGCCTCACGCCCCCATGGAACAACGCCTGATCGACTTCATCACCGGCCTGCGCGCCGGCGGCGTCCGCATCTCGCTGGCCGAAAGCGCCGACGCCTGGCGGGCTATCGAACTGCTGGGCGTGCAGGACCGTGAGCACTTCCGCCAGGCGCTGGCGGCCACCCTGGTCAAAGACCCCGCCGATCTGCCGGTTTTCGAGCGCCTCTTCCCCGTTTATTTTGGCGGCGATGGCCCGCCCAGCCAGGACCTGACCCAGGAGATGGGTGGGGACGAGCAGGACATGCTGCGCCAGGCGCTGCAAAACCTGCGCGACCGCCTGAGCGACATGCTGGAGCGGCTGCTGCGCGGGGATCGCCTGCGCCCGGACGAACTGCGCCAGGCCGGGGAGCAGGCCGGCCTGGAGAACGCCAGCCATCCCTACCAGCAAAGATGGTTCACGCGGCGGATGTTGCAGGAGATGGGCTTCGACAAGCTGATCCAGGACATCGAACGCTTGCTGGCGGAACTGGCGCAGCAGGGCATGGACCCGGTCGAGGCGCAACTGCTGGCCCAGGGCATCTCCGAAAACCTGGAAGCCTGGCGCGAGCAGATCGCCAACTATGTGGGCGCGCAGATCGCCCGCAACCAGGCCAACCAGCAGGAACCCCGGCCGAACATGGACGACCTGATGGAGCGGCCGTTCCGCAGCCTGTCGGAAGCCGAGGCCGAGGCCCTGCGCCAGCAAGTGCGGCGTCTGGCCGCCCACCTGCGGGCGCGGGCGGCGCTGCGGCGCAAACGCGGCAAGAAAGGGACGCTGGATGTCAAGGGCACCCTGCGCGCCAACCTGCGCTACGGCAGCGTGCCGATCGAGATGCACTGGAAGAAGCGGCATCTGAAACCCAAGCTCTGCCTGATCTGCGATGTGTCCACCTCGATGCGCCCGGTGGTCGAGTTCATGCTGCGGCTGATCTACGAATTGCAGGACCAGGTGGCCCAGGCCCGCTCCTTTGCCTTCATTGGCGACATGCACGACATCTCCGCCGACTTCGACGAAAACCGGCCGGATGTGGCCGTGCGCCTGGTGTTGGAACGCCTCCAGCCCGGCTACTACAACACCAACCTGGGCCGCAGTCTCGACACCTTCAGCCAGGAGCACCTGAGCGCCGTCGATGGCCGCACCACCCTCATCTTCGTCGGCGACGGCCGCAACAACTACAACAACCCTCGCACCGACCTGGTGCAGATGCTCCAGCGCCGCGCCCGCCACACCCTCTGGCTGACGCCGGAGCCGGAGCCGATGTGGGGCACGGGCGATAGCGACATGCTGGCCTATCTGCCGTACCTGGATCACGTCGCCCATGTCCAGAATCTGGCCGATTTGGTGCGGGCGGTGGATGGCATTCTGACGCGGTAAGGGCGGGGCGCGGCCACGATGCGAATGGGGCTAATCCCTTCTCATAGTGGACTACTTCTGAATGCCAGATGCCATACAGCGGCATGTGGCCGAGCTAGAAACCTCCCTTATTGTGTCACCCTGAGCGGGTCGATCCGATATTCTGTCACTTCGATCAGCCAGCGAAGAGCCTGCCCTGAGCGAAGTCGAAGGGGTCTCCAAGTCGGAAGTTTCTAAGCAATCGGGTTGCGATAGACGATGTCTCAGCCAGTATTCGAGTTGGCGAGCGCCCTCAGAAATTCCCCAAAGGCAGCCAACTCACTGCGCACCTGTGGCCAGAGCGTCGAGAGACCAACGACCAGATTGATCGATCTCGAGTTCGATGCGCCGCGCAAGGAGTTGAAAGTGGGCGGTCATAAGGCCACTCCCTGCATGGCGATTTCGGCGCGCAACGGTTCCATCGCTGATTCGAGGGCGACGAGATCGATCTCGAACGAAGGTCCCAGCCTATCCAGCGCCGCCCAGGCGCGCCAGAAGGCCGCAGGGGGGATGCCTTCGACCGCTAGGTCGATATCGGAGTGCAAGCCAAACCAGGCGCCGTGCGCCAAAGAACCGAAGGCAATTACCTGCGTGGCGCCAAAACGCTCTTTCAAGACGCGTGCAACCTGGCGGCGCTGCTCACGCTCCCGCTGCTGCGCCAAGTCTCGCGCTTGCGCCGAACGCCGGTATATCGTCATGGCTTCTGGTGTGATAGCTGTCTTCATACTTGAATTGTAGTGCGGCTCCAGCATCTTAACAAACAGCTTGGCTGACAACGTATAGACTATCGCAGCGCCAAAGCTGCCGATGGCATCAAGATAAGGTTGAAGAGATTGGCAGAAGTTCGACGCAAAACGGGGGGTGATTTGGAGCGCGGAATAGCGGATGTGATAATTGTATTCTTCTCGTTATACTCTTTCTTTCGCCCACAGACTGGCTGCCTAAAGTCGGGATCTCGCCTCCAGAGAGAACGATTATGACAACAAGAATCTTCCTGATCGATACCAGGCTGCTTGTACGGCTTGGATTTGCCGCGCTGATGGGAGCGACGCGCGACTTCGAGATTGTGGGCGAGGCCAGTTCGATGACCGAGGCCTTGCCCGGCCTGAAAAGTTTGCGCCCTCATGTCGTTTTGGTCGAGTGGCCGCCGGCAGACGGTGGTTTGGAAACAGGCCAAGAGGTGGGTTGCCCCTGGTTAGCGTTGAGCAAAGATGAGCGTATTTCTTTTTTGTTTCTGGCCGTGAGGGCGGGGGCGGTCGGATTTATCGATGAGTCGATGACATCTGAAGCCCTGATCGAGGCCGTGCGCGCAGTCGCACAAGGACAAAACCTGTGGAGCGCGGAGCAGAAGCAACAAGCCTGGTCGTGGGAGCAGGGGGTGTATCGGAAATGGGCAAGCCTGAGTGAGCGTGAGCGGGGGATGCTCTCTTGGCTGGCGCAAGGGATGACACAAAAAGCCATCGCCGGCAAACTGCACGTTTCGCAAAGAACGGTGGAATCACATGTCTGTGGTCTCTTGCGTAAGCTCGACCTCACGACTCGCAACGAAGCCGTCGCCTGGACGATGAAGACTGGACTCTGGCCGCTGATCGAGCGGGATCAGGGAAAATACCGAGGATAGGATCAGGGTTTTCCCGCATGACGAGAGATGAAGAGAGTGCTATGCTGATGATCGTTCAGGACAATTACTTCCAACTGTAGGCGCCGGATGCTTGAATCCGAGCCTACAGCAACGACTTCAAG contains these protein-coding regions:
- a CDS encoding response regulator transcription factor — protein: MSPSPSSPPTILLVDDDAFNREGVRLYLEQEGFAAREAGDAATAWQMFAAAGTAAPPFAAAVIDIAIPAASGHKVQLNHSQGIRLVRQIKAADPAFGVVLFSAYEDRGGEIREMIGDGCRGVAYKLKGCRPAALLEALHAVMAGGVIIDDEVTNTHALAEQILRHLTPEELHYVETVIALLHELTQREHEVARRLAAAHSNEGIAQSLVLELKTVENYISRIYNKLGLSDAPRHLRRAVLLAKALMICDLRGQRA
- a CDS encoding type II toxin-antitoxin system RelE/ParE family toxin produces the protein MEPSERELRILILRDGRSPFKDWMRSLRDRPTQARIQNRIDRLRLGAFGDSRGVGGGVFELRIHFGPGYRVYFAVHGAQVILLLCGGDKSTQVRDIAAAQRYWQEFLADEN
- a CDS encoding putative addiction module antidote protein, yielding MRTESYDEFLQEQLRDPELAAEYLTVAAEEGSAELFLIALRNVTEAQGGIAEIAAATHLNRQTMYRTLSSEGNPTLSTLLSILRAVGLNLSFKPATST
- a CDS encoding dihydroorotate dehydrogenase-like protein; amino-acid sequence: MTDLTTTYLGLRLKNPIVAAASPISRSLRGIRALAEAGVGAIVMYSLFEEQINLESHQLDHYLTYGTESFAEALHYFPDLGHFNVGPGEYLRLIKQAKTAVDIPIIGSLNGVSTGGWIEYARRIEEAGADALELNIYYIPTDPAMTSAAVEEMYLNVVRDVRRTVRIPIAVKISPYFSATANMCYRLAAAGADGLVLFNRFYQPDLDLENLEVVPHLVLSNPYAMRVPLRWIAILFGRVQADFALTGGVRTSEDVLKGIMAGANVTMLASELLEHGLGRVGEMLAEVQAWMAGHEYESVAEMRGSMSQIHCAEPAAFERANYMKVLGSWRPDPAVMRG
- the nifJ gene encoding pyruvate:ferredoxin (flavodoxin) oxidoreductase, yielding MSRSRITLDGNEAAAYVAHKTNEVIAIYPITPSSAMGEWADQWTAEGQANIWGAIPLVQEMQSEAGAAGAVHGALQTGSLTTTFTASQGLLLMIPNMFKIAGELTSAVFHIAARSLAAQGLSIFGDHSDVMAARSTGWAMLFSNTVQEVMDFALIAQAATLQARVPFLHIFDGFRTSHEVMKVEQLTEDDMRAMIDDDLVRAHRARALSPERPFIRGTAQNPDVYFQARETVNPFYKAVPGIVQAAMDRFAGLVGRQYHLFDYVGAADAERVLVIMGSGAEAVEETVDYLNAQGEKVGLVKVRLYRPFSAHHFLAALPPTVRAIAVLDRCKEPGSAGEPLYQDVTTAISEARYGSNGAANLQSPISDPSAALRTNLQSLIGGRYGLSSKEFTPAMVKAVFDELAKATPKNHFTVGILDDVSHTSLDFDPAFDIEPKDTVRAMFWGLGADGTVGANKNSIKIIGEETPNHAQGYFVYDSKKSGARTISHLRFGPRPIHSTYLINRANFIAVHQWNFLERYDVLANAEQGAVVLLNSVYGPDEVWDQLPRPVQEQIIAKGLKLYVIDAYSVARQTGMGVRINTIMQTCFFAISGVLPRDEAIAEIKHAIEKTYGKRGEAIVQKNFEAVDATLAQLYQATIPGRLTSTAALPPPVPAAAPAFVQQVTARMIAGEGDLLPVSAMPIDGTYPSATSRWERRNIALEIPVWDPDVCIQCGKCVLVCPHAVIRSKIVAPDALAGAPAGFLSSPARWKELEGQKYTLQVAVEDCTGCTLCVEVCPAKNKQKVGRKAINMAPQPPLREQGRIHWDYFLDLPDFPRGGGGGVGGGVGGGVGGGVGGETPPLHFNNVKNVQLLTPLFEFSGACAGCGETPYVKLVSQLFGDRAVIANATGCSSIYGGNLPTTPWSVNKDGRGPAWSNSLFEDNAEFGLGMRLALDKQNDYARGLVERLRDLIGPDLAGALLTADQSDEAGIQAQRERVALLKEVLGKKRLEMRDSNLRSPILRLRSGQVSDLLSLADVLVKRNVWIIGGDGWAYDIGYGGLDHVLASGRNVNVLVLDTEVYSNTGGQASKATPMGAVAKFAAGGKPTPKKDLGKLAADYGYVYVAQVAMGANDAQTVKAFIEGESYDGPSLIIAYSHCIAHGIDMARGMDQQKLAVQTGYWPLYRHDPRLRAEGKNPLQLDSKAPTAHLRDYIMNEARYRMLFQSNPEAAEHFLAEAQKVVAERWQAYEQLAAAN
- a CDS encoding MoxR family ATPase, with the translated sequence MFNSTSAVAKALTAQNYIPSESICTVLYLAEHLCKPVLAEGPAGVGKTELAKVWATASGSRLIRLQCYEGLDETKALYEWEYAKQMLYTQLLRDKLGDLMADARSLREAADRIGAEEEVFFSERFLLPRPLLAALTSDEPVVLLIDEIDRADAEFEAFLLEVLSDFQISVPELGTIRAKHQPMVVLTSNNTRELSEALKRRCLYLFLDYPTPEAELRIVRLKVPGLAPELARQAVDLVQQLRRMDLKKHPSISETLDWARALLMLNAAELDDQTLESTITVLLKHETDITRARRQIQRRGSSPGPGPMQMPPSRRN
- a CDS encoding type II toxin-antitoxin system RelE/ParE family toxin produces the protein MSYQIEVPASVKKDIRSLPGYVRAEARVLIRELALDPRPARSKELRGKPNIYRIWLAGRWRIAYHIDDEARVIVVLRVERKESIYYEGLEFMG
- a CDS encoding VWA domain-containing protein translates to MEQRLIDFITGLRAGGVRISLAESADAWRAIELLGVQDREHFRQALAATLVKDPADLPVFERLFPVYFGGDGPPSQDLTQEMGGDEQDMLRQALQNLRDRLSDMLERLLRGDRLRPDELRQAGEQAGLENASHPYQQRWFTRRMLQEMGFDKLIQDIERLLAELAQQGMDPVEAQLLAQGISENLEAWREQIANYVGAQIARNQANQQEPRPNMDDLMERPFRSLSEAEAEALRQQVRRLAAHLRARAALRRKRGKKGTLDVKGTLRANLRYGSVPIEMHWKKRHLKPKLCLICDVSTSMRPVVEFMLRLIYELQDQVAQARSFAFIGDMHDISADFDENRPDVAVRLVLERLQPGYYNTNLGRSLDTFSQEHLSAVDGRTTLIFVGDGRNNYNNPRTDLVQMLQRRARHTLWLTPEPEPMWGTGDSDMLAYLPYLDHVAHVQNLADLVRAVDGILTR
- a CDS encoding nucleotidyltransferase domain-containing protein, whose amino-acid sequence is MKTAITPEAMTIYRRSAQARDLAQQREREQRRQVARVLKERFGATQVIAFGSLAHGAWFGLHSDIDLAVEGIPPAAFWRAWAALDRLGPSFEIDLVALESAMEPLRAEIAMQGVAL
- a CDS encoding response regulator transcription factor; translated protein: MTTRIFLIDTRLLVRLGFAALMGATRDFEIVGEASSMTEALPGLKSLRPHVVLVEWPPADGGLETGQEVGCPWLALSKDERISFLFLAVRAGAVGFIDESMTSEALIEAVRAVAQGQNLWSAEQKQQAWSWEQGVYRKWASLSERERGMLSWLAQGMTQKAIAGKLHVSQRTVESHVCGLLRKLDLTTRNEAVAWTMKTGLWPLIERDQGKYRG